A region of the Gambusia affinis linkage group LG11, SWU_Gaff_1.0, whole genome shotgun sequence genome:
TGTTAGAaagaacaattaaataaatttcagtttgCCTTTCACAAGTCACCaagtaaaattactttaatacAAATAACTGGAACATTCCTGAAGTAATTTAAAAGAACCTCAACAGTTTGTGTGATTGTTGCATGTCATTAGCTAACATGCTGTCAGTAGCTaacatgctgtcagtagcatgctAACCTCCGGTAACAAACTCCATTCTGTacaaaaacattgctaaagttAGCTAGTCAGTAGCATGTTGAGGAAAATGGACTTTGCTTCACATTGCACAGATCTCCACGATATATTGGCATTAATCTGCCGATAGGTAAAACTTATCAGATCGGTCAATCTCTGGCAGCGTCAACACAGCGGAGGCAACAATGAGGGAAGGGGCGGAGCTTAAAGGAAACTGAACAAAGCTGCTTTTTACGTTATGAACCTGAACTGGTCATGACGTCAGCTAGCAGCAGCTTTGTTCCACTacaccaggggttttcaaagtatgaaagggtgagcccccctccaaggagcacaatgcctgccgcgccccccccccccccccctttgaaaaagtaactttaatcggactactgattacttcttgaaaaagtaacttagttagattactgactacttgacttgcaagtaactaagttacattaaaaggaaccttttagttactttcagcagctgctaacaacaacgctccgcctcctgtgaaaatcacactgagctttgccaatacttaattatcagctattttataatggtaacatcaacaatgtgtctccacttataaggttgaactgaagaggagattgtacaaaaaaacaaaaaacgtgagtaatttgtgtgatCCACTGTTGTCGGAAAACtctaagtaggattttaaagcccccctccccccagcctccagattctgttacggccctgcgtttggtgtcagcgcagcgtacagatctcctcctgaagctccacagctcagatggttgcacagatttgtgacacttaccgtaatattaattattataacggtgctaacttgccattataatcattgtcAAcaacggacacgttcattcgtggttgttttcacgtttattgcgctgttcatattggtctcgatgtttgccgttttctggagcgcaacgcgaagctcgacgtcattcagaggtaataaattaagttgacattaacaaagacacagcgggacggatcatcctggaaatgatgaacaaggagagactgagtaagactcccttaatgacggacaaattctgggatttattatgagtctctgcttatttcaaagcccaaatgagcaacttcacgttcaaaaacgagcccaaaaaggcgcaactaGCAACTCATtcaattttcaagcgactttaaaaaaatgaagcccaaagccgcttgtaataatcggacttgtcgacagaaactcaaaaatagttccagtttttccaccgacaaaatgcgcatctccctccattgtttacatttctgttgcatagagacgtcggtcactcgacaagacgcgtagaggaaatacgattaaataacaaaagaagatagtaacgcagtaacacaaaaatgattttgataagtaactgtagtctgactactggatttgaaatagcaacgcgttacattacttgttactgaaaaaagtggtccgacgtcagtaacgatcactggccaaaacatcctctaaggtgggaaacatttccactgatctcCGCTCCACACGCCACCCACAGATTAATCTGCCGATAGGTAAAACTTATCAGATCGGTCAATCTCTGGCAGCGTCAACACAGCGGAGGCAACAATGAGGGAAGGGGCGGAGCTTAAAGGAAACTGAACAAAGCTGCTTTTTACGTTATGAACCTGAACTGGTCATGACGTCAGCTAGCAGCAGCTTTGTTCCACTACACTGTTACTTACCTAAAGAGACGCAACGcgcgcgcatgtgtgtgtgtgcgtgtgtgtgtgtgtgtgtgttagcattCCTCACCTTCTAAAAACCATTTTCCCAACAAATATTCCCACGGGAGGACCGGCTGCTCCTCACAGGCTGCCGTCAGGCAGGAAAATCTCTCAGTTCAGAGAAACCGGACTTTCTGCTGCCAGTTGTTTGGTCTCTGTGTTTCCGTCACCTCGCGTTCTGATTGGATACGGCCCACAGgcggccattttcttaaaaacctgttttctcCTGCATGAAAAGGGTCGATCATTTTCCCgtaaaatactgaaaacaaaaacacacagaaacttAAGAAGCTTGTcaagtgtttatatttaaaaacagaaccacataaaGTCCATTTTCTGTCCCCCACAAGACTATGAAACGTTTCTCTGTCTTGTTCTGGTATGGCTGCCGTCTTTGTTCTTgtaactaattttaatctaataaaccatcaAACGGGCAGAgttaaaagctcctgctctttctgaagctccgcctccaggggGTGGAAGCtcggaaactgcagctcagaggaggatcTGTGTCTCGtgggcggggctaggtccacccaggcattttgctcagctgaatggttgccatggagatgaaaggatgtctcaaacatgaaagagtcaaagcaacactccaggtttggtTTCGATGAGGGAATGACATGATGTAATGAAGTTGATTTAATGTGATACGGCCCCTCACAGTGACAGAGGTAAGGCGGAGAATCTGCAGTTCAGCCATTTTCTTCTGGTCGGTTTTCACATGCGGATCCTTCGCTGCTCCCTCCAGAACTCCCCGATCCCCTCAGACAAAGCCAGCTCAGCTAAGCCCCTGCACTCCTGGGGGGTAAACCCCACCAGGGCGGTGCCCTTCACCCCGACCCCCAGCTGCCCCGCCAGCTCCGCCACTCGGGCCGTGATGAGGGCGGCCGGGGCGTGGCAGTATGGCCGTCCGTCGACAATGAAGCGAGGCCACAGAGGATCAGTCGGGCCGCTGGGCGCGGCTCCCGCCACGCTCTCCACGTTGCAGGCGATCTCCACGGCGCCCTCATGTGGCAGAGCCAGCACCTGGACCCCAGGAAGCCCACCGGGCGCCGACTCCCTGAGGGCGGCGGCGATGCGCCGGCCGACGGCGACGTCCTGCGTGTCGATGGAGACGTTACAGTTCATGACGTAGGGACTGGCTCCAACTCCTGCagggatcagaaccagatcagaaccggatcagaaccagaccaTCCTTAAAAACCTGTTCTAGAATCAGTTCAGGCTGATTAAATGAACTGATTCATGTTCATAGTTCACCAGATAAAGATCCTGATTCAGTTTCaactgtttattaaaatgagtctgaatttcatctgttttattttctcctctctttatTCATATAAACTGTATTTGAGAACAGCTGAAAGAacagagaaatatattttaaccaaacaaaGCCTCATTGACCATTTCGTTGCCATGACGACAGAGCAGATGGGAGTTTTTGGTGTTTGCTCATAAACCTACcattatataaaaacaaaagttaagaGAAAAACATCCATAAACAGAAAGTTACAGTTTGGTGAAACTTTTTCCTCCTCAATTATTTTctgatgattaaataaataaattcggACTTTCTTCTATATTTAGCTGCTTCTGTTTCAGCTCATCAGCTGATTCAGTTACTGACCTGCaggaaggtcaaaggtcaaagaagCAGCGTCTCTGTATGTGGTGGGAACACTTCTGCAAATAGTCATTTTCATCTGTCATTTATCTTCTctcaaactaatttaatatgttaGAGTGATGAGTCTGTTGGTCATTAATtatgaactgaaaatgaaactaaaatgcaGAAGCCCTTTGACCTCTGAGCTACACTGAAATATAAACCAACACCTGGTTTCTGCTCAGCTGGACCGGCTCTGAGGAGTTGACCCGGTTGACCTGCAGTCACCTGTGAGTCCGTATCGTTCCCGCGGCGGCGGCCCAACGTCGGCGGTGAGCGCCCGCAGGTCCGGATTCTTCCGGAACCAGCCCATCTCCTTCCTCCTGCGGGCCAGGCCGCGCTGCAGCGCCGCGTCCGCCCAGCCGAACAGGAAGACGCTGGCGCCGTGGACGGTCTCCGTGAGGCCGCGCGCCACCGCTGCTCCacccaaacaggaagcagagttAGCCGCAGAGTTAGCCGCGACAAGCTAATTATAACCTGTGATCACACCAAGAGGCTGCagcacctgctgctgctgcagcggctCATTATCAGCTCCGTCAGCAGCGACAGACTAATCAACACATGGGAGGAACAAACCCACCGGGCCAGGATGTaaagttacactgcaaaaaattaacagcaacgtttagctttatttaacccagcgcttctcaattccagtcctcaggccccccctgctctgcatgttttagatgtacctctattgtgctgcagaagcctgttaattaCCTACAGATTCgatccaggtgtgtagcagaagggaaacacctaaaacatgcagggcggggtcatgaggaccggaattgagaaacactgatttaacctgagagggagaaaaatgtaggaaaaaagtcatatt
Encoded here:
- the ftcdnl1 gene encoding formiminotransferase N-terminal subdomain-containing protein isoform X1, whose product is MASGTLRSRLVACLLNVSEARRTDLVENVAKAALFDAEGVQRKETTVLNIFNDQDYNRSVITIVASIDSIRDAVLSACQEACALIDMRGHVGVHPCMGSVDLIPIYPLGEAVGQRECVQQAQAVARGLTETVHGASVFLFGWADAALQRGLARRRKEMGWFRKNPDLRALTADVGPPPRERYGLTGVGASPYVMNCNVSIDTQDVAVGRRIAAALRESAPGGLPGVQVLALPHEGAVEIACNVESVAGAAPSGPTDPLWPRFIVDGRPYCHAPAALITARVAELAGQLGVGVKGTALVGFTPQECRGLAELALSEGIGEFWREQRRIRM